From Providencia sp. R33, a single genomic window includes:
- a CDS encoding ogr/Delta-like zinc finger family protein: MNRPLCYFSAHTRSSYQVSSETKERYNQCQNINCGCTFVSHESVITIVVKLAQVNLVEAHPNKYQQKTLSL, encoded by the coding sequence GTGAATCGCCCTCTTTGTTATTTTTCTGCACATACACGTAGTTCCTATCAAGTTTCATCCGAAACCAAAGAGCGTTATAACCAGTGCCAGAATATCAATTGTGGTTGCACATTTGTCAGCCATGAATCAGTGATAACAATCGTGGTAAAGCTTGCACAGGTTAATCTAGTTGAAGCGCATCCGAACAAATACCAGCAAAAAACGCTTTCACTATAA
- a CDS encoding phage tail tape measure protein, whose translation MSAAKNSYQITMGMRNKIAGGSAGMLASGVGLGYAAKKVLVPSYDFEIGILKVQALTRLDRDSADYKMLREQARELGATTAFTSNEVAQGQAFYAMAGFKFEIDNADWTLT comes from the coding sequence ATGTCAGCAGCAAAAAACAGCTATCAAATCACCATGGGCATGCGCAATAAAATAGCGGGTGGCAGCGCGGGTATGCTCGCATCAGGCGTGGGTTTAGGTTATGCCGCTAAAAAAGTATTAGTACCAAGCTATGACTTTGAAATCGGCATATTAAAAGTGCAGGCCTTAACTCGCCTTGATAGAGATTCAGCCGATTATAAAATGCTCAGAGAGCAAGCCCGCGAATTAGGGGCAACCACGGCGTTTACGTCTAATGAAGTTGCCCAAGGCCAAGCATTCTATGCCATGGCTGGGTTTAAGTTTGAAATTGATAATGCAGATTGGACATTAACGTGA
- a CDS encoding phosphoethanolamine transferase: MIQKIQNVILSKIMLKFIALFFLFSLLHKVMGYPFKPLYIFFISIGLLYVKNSAYRFVVLFFTILAAIYLPVGLIYGPPTYNTVASFYYTDIQESREFISNIDNKYFIYSILILAFGTLVSFIKTNPMNYHKKTMLSIAMVVFFFTPSKYALSGKYERAANSGTPETRFFTELIYSVYSLIDEIELYTSDDTFKITEVNNQYDTYVIVIGESVRKDFMQEYGFKMQNTPFMSSINGIFFINYISAASSTQPSLTHSLSVYPKIGNNIITLASRAGFDTYWLSNQGFVGEYDGSVAAIGRRANNSFFVKRGSSDDKLVSPDGVLLPEFKLALESQKPKKLIVVHLMGSHTPFCTRTEEQYDHFYQNKKFSCYVQSIKNTDNLLSEIYSDLSKTKSKWSMMYFSDHALSLTYDKNELAHSDKYKQNYEVPFFITSYNSKHKEMINSRRSGLNFMSLFSQWTGIEESNIESNCDMLSENDCPNQNKIIDFNRNYLIFDDLPDDYSK, encoded by the coding sequence ATGATCCAGAAAATACAAAATGTAATTTTAAGCAAAATAATGCTGAAGTTTATCGCATTATTTTTTCTCTTTTCTTTGTTACACAAGGTAATGGGCTATCCATTCAAGCCACTGTATATCTTTTTTATAAGCATTGGTTTGCTTTATGTGAAAAATAGCGCCTACCGTTTTGTTGTTTTATTTTTCACCATTTTAGCTGCTATTTATTTACCAGTCGGATTGATCTATGGCCCCCCTACATATAATACAGTTGCTTCCTTTTATTATACTGATATACAAGAATCACGAGAATTTATATCAAATATAGATAACAAGTATTTTATTTATTCTATCTTAATACTCGCTTTTGGAACTTTAGTTAGCTTTATTAAAACAAACCCGATGAACTATCATAAAAAGACGATGTTAAGTATCGCAATGGTAGTTTTTTTCTTCACTCCTTCAAAATATGCCTTAAGTGGTAAATATGAGAGAGCGGCTAATTCAGGAACACCAGAAACTCGTTTTTTTACAGAGCTGATTTATTCTGTTTATTCTTTAATCGATGAGATTGAATTATATACAAGTGATGATACTTTTAAGATTACAGAAGTTAATAACCAATATGATACTTACGTTATTGTTATTGGTGAAAGTGTCCGAAAGGATTTTATGCAAGAATACGGTTTTAAAATGCAAAACACGCCTTTTATGAGCTCAATCAATGGGATTTTTTTCATTAACTACATCTCTGCGGCGAGTTCAACACAACCGTCTTTAACACATAGCTTATCCGTATACCCTAAAATAGGTAATAATATCATCACATTAGCTAGCAGAGCAGGTTTTGATACTTATTGGTTATCTAATCAAGGATTTGTTGGTGAATATGATGGTTCAGTTGCCGCTATAGGGCGAAGAGCAAATAATAGCTTCTTTGTTAAGAGAGGAAGCTCTGATGATAAATTAGTCTCTCCAGACGGTGTTTTATTACCTGAATTTAAATTGGCGCTGGAATCACAAAAACCCAAAAAACTTATTGTTGTTCATCTTATGGGGAGTCATACGCCATTTTGTACCAGAACAGAGGAGCAGTATGATCATTTTTATCAGAATAAAAAATTTTCTTGTTATGTCCAAAGCATAAAAAACACAGATAACTTGTTATCAGAAATATACTCTGATTTAAGTAAAACTAAATCAAAATGGTCAATGATGTATTTTTCTGATCATGCCTTATCTTTAACATATGACAAAAATGAATTGGCACATAGTGATAAATACAAACAGAACTATGAAGTGCCTTTTTTCATCACATCTTATAATTCTAAGCATAAAGAAATGATAAATAGTCGTCGTAGTGGGCTAAATTTTATGTCTTTATTTTCACAATGGACAGGAATAGAAGAAAGTAATATTGAAAGCAATTGTGATATGTTGTCTGAAAATGACTGCCCTAACCAAAATAAAATAATTGACTTTAATAGAAATTATCTCATATTTGATGACTTACCCGATGATTATTCCAAATAA
- a CDS encoding tail fiber assembly protein has protein sequence MRFQINGFPEWKEHEEAELKEKEVYIAYKCKVKLINHADKIIAPLQDALDLGIVLESEKLQLSAWKKYRVIFNQVDTSTSPNIIWPVYS, from the coding sequence ATTAGGTTTCAAATTAACGGATTTCCAGAATGGAAAGAGCATGAAGAGGCTGAACTGAAGGAAAAAGAAGTTTACATAGCCTATAAATGTAAAGTTAAACTAATCAATCATGCAGATAAAATCATAGCTCCATTACAAGATGCATTAGATTTAGGGATTGTTTTAGAAAGTGAGAAATTACAATTAAGCGCTTGGAAAAAATATCGGGTAATATTCAATCAAGTAGACACTTCAACCTCACCGAATATTATTTGGCCAGTTTATTCGTAA
- a CDS encoding tyrosine-type recombinase/integrase, which translates to MRTVKVKDSGLLFDVDYVKYRSILKEVKPDLPHGQAVHVLRHSFAAHFMMNGGNILTLQKIMGHASIQQKQ; encoded by the coding sequence ATGAGAACTGTAAAAGTAAAAGATTCTGGATTACTTTTCGATGTTGATTACGTCAAGTACAGATCAATACTGAAAGAAGTTAAACCAGATTTGCCGCATGGTCAGGCCGTGCATGTTTTACGGCATTCTTTTGCAGCGCACTTTATGATGAATGGTGGCAATATTCTCACTCTTCAAAAAATCATGGGTCATGCGAGTATTCAGCAAAAACAATGA
- the ihfA gene encoding integration host factor subunit alpha — MALTKAEMSENVFEKLGVSKRDAKELVETFFEEVRLSLENGEQVKLSGFGNFDLRDKNQRPGRNPKTGEDIPITARRVVTFRPGQKLKSRVEKATPKE, encoded by the coding sequence ATGGCGCTTACTAAAGCAGAAATGTCAGAAAATGTGTTTGAAAAATTGGGTGTTAGCAAACGTGATGCTAAAGAACTGGTCGAAACTTTCTTTGAAGAAGTTCGCCTTTCTTTAGAAAACGGTGAGCAAGTAAAATTATCTGGATTCGGTAACTTTGATTTACGTGATAAAAATCAACGTCCCGGACGTAACCCAAAAACTGGGGAAGATATTCCAATTACTGCACGACGTGTTGTTACTTTCCGCCCAGGCCAAAAATTAAAAAGCCGCGTGGAAAAAGCAACGCCAAAAGAGTAA